The Microcystis aeruginosa NIES-843 sequence TTTGTTAATCAGAATAACTTGTCCGCACAAGTAATCGAATTAGGAACCGTCTCTGATGATGACTTACGCGCCTTTTATTGCCTAGCAACTGCTTTAATTTTTCCCTCCTTTCAGGAAGGATTCGGTGTTCCCGTTATTGAAGCTCAATCCTGTGGTTGTCCCGTCTTTACCTCCAATCGTCTCCCCATGACTGTTATCGCTGATGATGCAGCCGTTTACTTCGATCCCACCGAACACGAGGCCGCCGCTACTATTATTGCAGAAAATCTTCTCGCTCCCGATCGCCTGGAAGATTTGAGGCAAAAAGGTTTTATCAATGCCACTCGCTTTACTTACGAAAGAATGATCCAATCCTACGACCGATTATTGCCAAAATTGTAGTCTAGCGCTTTTTGGCGAATCATTATCCTGCCAATGCGATTTTAAGCGGGGAGGATATGGTTCTGGGGTTCACTTTGGCCCTAGAAATCTTGCTGTAAGAGTGATCGTCCTTTTTTAAATCCTACAGTAATCATTTTTCCATAGCTCCTTTGCTTCCTTGTAGTGTTGTTTAATTGGGGTTTACTGAATAAATCTAAAAACCTTGTTGGATAATATCTTTAGGCTTTTTTGAAATCAAAAAGTGCCAGCCATTGGAGGAATCGGGGGGAAAATTAAGGCACTTTTTCCCTGAAAATTAGGTAATTGACCCCCTGAAAATGGGTAAAACCCTACACCCCACACCCCACACCCTGCCCCACGAAAAACTTTTTCAGCAGACCCTAATTGGCACTGTGAATTTATCTGTCGCCTGTAAGACTTTTGATAATCTTTTTAGCCAATCGCTCATTAATTTCTCGATGTCTGGGAATTGGTTCTGTTTTTCCAGTATCTGGATTATGGTAAATATCGTGTTTCCCTCCACGTCTAATCAAATAGCAGCCCGCTTGCTCTAATTGTGCAATTAAATCATGTCTTTTCATGCGAGTTCAAACTCTGCAACTCTCTTGATTCCGGGGATTTCTTCAGTAGTAAATGTTTTGTAGAGATCGACCAAGTTTCCGATTAATTCTTCTAAGTCAACACCTTGGGTCCAATGATCTGGAAATTCATTCAAATAGCCCAAGAACATCCCATCTGATTCTTTCCAATATGTATATGGAATCTTCATGGTGAAATCCTCATTCTGCGTTGCTAAAGATATTAAGTTGACCCCTATTATAACTGAATTGCTCCCAAGCCACGATCAGCTTTATTATCAGGGTTGGCAACGAGATTGCCGCCTTACACTTCGTTAATGCAGCCTACCAAAGCGGCGATCGCCCATTCAGACAGATTTAGGTGTTGGGTGTTGGGTTTCGTTCCGAGGGTTCAATCTACGGACTACGGACTGTTAAATTAGAATATCAAATGTTTGATTATTTAGCCAACGATAAACACTAAAATCTCGCCTATCTGTGGTTAATATTCTGTTCTCCTTAATTGTTTCAGCTAACACTACTAACGAAGCATCGGGTTTTATTTTTTTATTGGGAGCATCTCACTTACGCGATAAGTAATTATACTTAGCCTAAAAGCCACTCTTAATCGTGTCTTGGAACGAAATAGAGGCTTTTAAAGACTGCGTACATGGAGAATTAAAACAAGAATTACCCTCGAAAAGCCTATTTTTCCACTAAGTATTTATGCTCATTGCAAAGGTGAGATGCTCCCGTTTTATTTGAAATGGCTCCGTATTTTTCCAACGATAGGTATTAAAATCTCGATAATCAACGGAAAGAATTTGACCTGAACCTAATTCTTCTGCTAAAATAACCAAAGATGCGTCGGCTAAATCCATTGGCAAATCTCTATATTTTTAGATCAGTTCTTCAGTGTGTTGGCACTGCTTAGTTTTACGGAAAAAATCTATAAATTTCTCTTCTGTGTAAGAATCGACTAAAGATCAGTTCATCGTTAATAATTGCAACACCAATGCGATAATCTCCTATTTTGATACGATAAAAACCCTGATAACCTTTAATCTTTTTGAGGTTTTTTACATCATCCAGTGTTTGAGCTAATTTGCATTCATTGACAACAGTTTTGATCTCAGATAATAGTTTTTGATCTTTAATTTTTCTTAAGTCTTTGGAGAATTTGGCTACAAATTGAATTTTCATTCAGCTTCTCCATTGAGAATAGCAAAAACTTCTTCTTCTGGAACAAATTCACCATTTAATCCTTCCGTAATAGCATTAGCTAAACCAATATCTTCTAGGGCTTCGATAACAATTTCATAAAATAGTTCCCGTTTGTTTTGCATCATTTCAATGAGGATTTCGGTTAGGATTTCTTTGGTTTTTTCTTCGGTAATGATCGATGACATTGCGCTTAGTCCTTTATTTAAAGTTGGCTGGTGCGTTACATTAATATTAACACACCTTAACGAGATCGGCGATCGCACTTAGATTAGGATTTATTTCGATACATGACCTGGATACTTACACTAGAGTTTGCTACGGCTTGGGGAGTGACTAAGATTTCTATATTCTGACCTAATGCTACTAGAAAGCTAAACATCTGCTCAAGAGAAAATTTTTGCAATCTGCCATTTTTTAAGTTAGAAATTTTAGCCTCGTCAATTCCCAAAATTTGACTGACCTCCTGCTGGCTTAATCCTTTTTCAGTAATCAGATCATAAATCACTGAAGCCAGCTTGACTTTAGCGAGTTTTTCTTCAGCATTAGCAAAGCCTAAGTCTTCAAAAATGTTTCCTGAACTAATAGTATATTCTGTCATAATCATTTATCCCCTTTTTGGTATTTATTGTTGCTCTTTGGCAATCTCCTGTGCTTTTTTCAGGCGTTATTTGATTAGATCAATATTTTGTTTTGGTGTTTTAATCCCTGATTTTGATTTTTTCTTAAAGGCATGGAGAATAAAAATAGCATTGCTTAGTTTAAGAGCATAAACTGTTCTATAGGTATCGGTTTGATAATCGCTGACTATTTCAAAAACACCATTAAACCCCTTTAAGCTTTTGACATTAGGATGATTTTGATTATTCTGAACACGATAAAGAATGTAGCCAACTTCATCAACAACCTCTTCAGGAAATTCTAATAGCTCCTTTTTTGATGCTCCAATCCAGATAACAGTTTTCAGTTGTTTATCTACCATTTTTTTGAAAAAATGTGACAAATACAAATAAAAAGCTCATAAATTTGTTATAAAAATCCTCAAGACTAAGTTTGACAAAAAACCTGAGATTGTTATATTCTACAGGTTACAGGCTTTGAGAGAAGGATAACCAACCCCCACGCCCCACGCACCAATTATATCATTCATTCTGCCTGAATATCAAACAGGAACTAGAAACCTGTTACTAGGGAGAGATTACTGCGGGGGGATATTCGGTAGCAGTTAAATAATCATAATAAAAACCACTCCAGACACAGAGGACACAGTGGCGGCTCTTGTCGGGTGCGTTAGTAATAGAGTAACACACCAATTTTCTTAAGATGGTGCGTTACGGCGCGGTAATAGTTTAATTATTAACAAATCTCCTTTAAATACGCGCAAACACGCACCCTACAAGCTACTAACAAGGCTCATTTTGACTCGTTGATTAAGGGCAGTGGCAATTTTTTGTAGCATTATTAGGGGATTGTCTTGATAGTCAGCGTCTTCTAGATCTTCAATAACGGATTGCTCAACATGGATTAGGTCGGCTAGTTGTTGTTGAGTTAATCCAGCATTCATACGAGCGTCATAAATCAATTGTGCGATTTCTGAGTTGAGGGATTCTAGGGCAATTTGTTCTTTGATTGTGGGATCGTCTGCAATCATTTGGTGAATGATTTTTACGGCATCTGTGGTTTTAGGCATTGTTTATTTCTCCTTGATAAGTATGAAGTTCTGGATTTTGTTTAAATTGTGCTTTTCTTTGGATAATTCTCTCGATGTCTTGTGAGGGAACGGCGGAAGTTTTTTTGATAAGAGCATGACCAATAATTGCTATATTTTGACCATGATAAAAATAGAGGATTCGATATTGTATGGTTCCCTGTTTGGCTCTAAGCTCCCAGATATCATTTCTGAGATAATCGGCAGCAGGGCGGCGCAGTTCATGACCTTGTGCGGCAAGTTGTTCGATTTTGGTTATACATTTGGCAAATCCTTTTTTATCAGTTTTGAGTAATTTCTGAAGCCACTCAACAACGGGTGAGATGCCTTCTGCTTCTTGATAAAAGATGATTTTTGTCTTTGGCACGTTTCTTTTGAAATAGTATGCGATGAAAAATCAATAAATGTAATCAGGTGATGGTGATGGGTATCGAATTGCTGGATAGCTCATAACCTCGTTGAAAAGAATTATGCGATCGCCCCTTGTTTATCCCCTAAATTAAACTTAGAAATTCCGCGATAATAGACATCAACATCGTTAAGTATCGAGTTCCCCAAAAGCTGATGTTTCCGTGAGCAAAACCCCTAAAATTAGACTTGACAAAAAACCTGAGATCGTTATATTCTACAGGTTACAGGCTTTGAGAGAAGGATAACCAACCCCCACGCCCCACGCACCAATTATATCATTCATTCTGCCTGAATATCAAACAGGAACTAGAAACCTGTTACTAGGGAGAGATTGCTACGGGGGGATATTCGGCAGCAGTTAAATAATCATAATAAAAACCACTCCAGACACAGTAGCGGCTCTTGTCGGGTGCGTTAGTAATAGCATAACGCACCAATTTTCTTAAGATGGTGCGTTACGGCGCGATCATAGTTTAATTATTAACAAATTTCCTTTAAGTACGCGCCTAACGCACCCTACAAGCTACTACAAACCACAGATTACTACCTCAATTTTTTCAAAAAAATCGACCCGCCTAGCGGCGGGAAAAAGAGAAAAATTGAAAAAAGTAAAAAAGGGTAAAAAAGGGTAAAAAGAGAATAAGGGTTACAGAGTCCTCCCAGCACCGCACACCACCCGAAAACCGAAGTAGTAGTCGTTGACGCGGCGGTAGAGGAAGTCGCGGTAAGCGGAACGGCAGAAATAGGGATCGTCGTACCAAGAACCGCCCCGCAGTATTTGATAATCATTATCATTTGTCAGCCAAGCACTGCCATCCTTTGGCGCTCCGATATAGTTATCGTGCCAATTGTCCTCGCACCACTCCCAAACATTGCCACTCATGTCATACAGTCCCCAAGCATTAGGCCTTTTCTGGCCCACAGGATGAGTTTTATCCTGAGAATTTCCGTTATGCCAAGCGTAATCTCCTAACTGATTGGCATCATCACCGAAATAATAGCGAGTGGTTGTCCCCGCACGACAGGCATATTCCCATTCCGCTTCCGTCGGTAGGCGATAGGTTTTTCCTGTTATTTGACTCAATTTTTGGCAAAAGGCTTGAGCATCATTCCAACTAACCTTTTCTACCGGATTTTGGGGATTGTTTTGAAACAGAGAGGGATTGTTTCCCATTACCGCTTCATATTGTGCCTGAGTCACTGGATATTTCCCAATAGCAAAACTGTTGACTTGAACTTGGTGTTGAGGCTTTTCATTATCGCGAGCATCGGGATCACTGTCAGGAGATCCCATCATAAATTTTCCTCCAGGCAGTTCCACCATTGCTAACTGTAACCCGCCAGGGAGTTTTTCAGTAAAATCTGATGGTGATGTTGCTGGTAATAATTTTAGCCAGGCATTTCTCTTGTCAATTACTAATGCGATCACCGCTCCAAATACAATCATCCCGATGCTATTATATAGCCATTTACGCCTAGTTATCCCTGATGTAGTGCTAATTTTTCTCTGAGGAGGAGGTGAAACGGTAGTAGGTTGTACTACAGTTCTACTCGAGGGAAGATTATTCAACGCTGTCAGAACTTCCGAAGCTGATTGATAGCGCTGGCTAGACTTATCTTCTAACATTTTGTTCAAGATATTCGCCCAAAAATCACTAATTGATCTTTTTTGAGATTTTAATACCGATTGCCATAACCATCGCCGCTGATCCACATCATAGACCGAATCAGGCAAATTACTGTTACTTTGGGGGAAACATCCTGTTAATAAACGGACACAGGTAGCGGCTAAACTATATAAATCACTAGCGGCGACTGCACTGCCCATGATATGTTCATAAGGAGCATAACCGGGAGTGTATAAACCTGTCCCCATTTGGGAAGTTTGTTCTTTAATTCCCCCAAAATCAATTAACATCAATTTACCATCACTCCGACGACGCATCAGGTTATCCGGTTTGATGTCACGATGAATCAATCCTTTAGAATGGAGATAAGCAAGGACTGGTAATAAATCCCGTAATATTTCTTGGATTTTCTGCTCACTAAATTTTCCTTCTCTTTGATATTCTTGAAAGAGGGTTTCTCCTTCAATAAATCCTTCTACTAAATAGAGAGAGTTTCCTTCCGAGAAGTAGTCATAAACGCTCGGAATTTGTTCGTGTCTTAATTCGTCTAATTTTTCCGCTTCTCTTTGAAATAACTCCTTAGACTTCTCAAGAGCCGCTCCCTGCATTTGAGCGATAAACTTTTTAATAACGCGGGGTTTGCGATTAAAATTCAAGTCCTCGGCTTTATAAGTTCTACCGAATGCGCCCTCTCCTAAAACCCCGACAATGAGATAACGGCTATGAAAAGAATATGATTGGCTAGTTTGGCTTAAATTTCCGCCACATCCTTGACAATAGCTATAATGAGTCGGATTTTGAGGATGGGAACATTCGGGATTGAGACAGTAGAGGATACTCATAAATCATCTGGAGGAATTTGATTAAGTACCTAAAAAAAATTGATGATCTCATTGAGAGAAGATGTGTAGGCTCCCTTAGGCGGTTACAAATCCCGTCAAAAAACCCAAATTAATAATCCGCCGTAACGCACCGATTATATGATTAATTGTACCTGAATATCAAACAGGAAACAGAAGCCTGTTCCGCGGCAGTGGGAGTTAGGGGTTGCTAACAGGGGGAACAGTGATGACAAAGCGGATAACAGTTCCGATAACTGCTGTTGCCAAGATGGTGATTAATGCCCAAATTTGGGCTTTCTGGGAGCCTTTAATCTCTTTTAAATCACCTTGTAAGGTGTTGAATTCTCCCTGTAATGCCTTGAGATCTCCCTTTACTTCGGCCTCGAATCTGACTTGAACAATCCTGATCTCTGTGACATCTTTCTGGAGCGCGTCTAGCTTCTGATTGGTCTCTTTAAGATTCTGATTAATCTGGTCTAGGATTTTTCCTAAATCGGTTTCGATGGTGGGGCCGCTCATGGGTTAGACTCCTAATTAATTGGTGCTGTTGTTTCTGACTTAGATTTCAGGGTTTGAACAAATTGTAAAACTTTTTGTTGCTTTTCCAGTGTCAGTTCTCGCCATTGTTCAAGTATTTCTTCATTCTTTACCCATAAATACCTCGCTCTTGAATTATGAATTGTTTGGTTTTGAGCAAGGCTCATCAAGTAGCTGGTTATAATTAAATTAAAAATGGATTTTAGGTTCGATCCCCCCTGCCCCCCTTGATAAGGGGGGTGCCGATAGGCGGGGGGATCCCCCCTGCCCCCCTTGATAAGGGGGGTGTCTGACAACTTTTAACGCCTACCTACTTAATAAAAACCACTCCAGACACAGAGGAAACAAAGATCATATCATTTTTGGTTTGCGGTGGACGTTGTAGAATAGAGAAAACCTACTGCGCTGATAGATACCATGCCCTCTCCTGCTATTACCACGATCATCAAGATGGTTGAGTCTCTGCCTGATGAGCTTCAAGAGCAGTTAGTAGATTATGTTCGAGCTTATATTGCAGAAATTGAAGAAGAAAAACGATGGGATCAGTCGTTTAAACAGACGAAGAATAATCTAGTCGCAGCAGCACGGAAAGCCAAAGAAGAGATTGCAGCAGGCTTGTCCACGCCGATGGATTATGAGCAGCTATGAATTCCGCGACATTGCCCTCATTTTGGCAGAAGTATCGCGACTTGAAACCAGCAGTCAAAGCCGGAGCCAGGAAAGCATATCGGTTATGGGTAGAGAATCCGTTTCATCCATCGTTACATTTTAAGTGTATTGACAGCGACGAAGATATTTGGTCAGTGCGTGTAACGAAGAGTCATCGAGCTTTGGGGGTGCTGTCAGGGGATACAGTGACCTGGTTTTGGATTGGCGATCATGATGAGTACGAAAAGTTTTATTCGTAAAACAGAGGAACTACAAGCCTATTCCACTCGAACTTTAAAAACCCCCTTGCCACTCTCCTATACTTTTTAAACAGGATTTAGTATCACTCCCTCATAATGACATTCGATAAACTAGATAGCATAGAGACTTTTTTCGGAAGTATCAAAGTGAGCAAGCGTAATTTTTTTGGCGAGGATAGAAGTTTTTCCAGGCAAAAAAACAGAACGTTGCTGGAAATATTCGCCAAAATATTGACGATAGAGAGGACAACTGACTCGGCAAAACTTACCTTGTCGGTGAATCAGTCCGAGACTTTCTAGGTGAAAAGCCGCCATTAAATCAATTTCTATGTCTTTTTCCGCCATCACCACCTTAGCAAAGATAGCCGCCAAATTGCCCTTTAAGTATTGCAGATGCCAAAGTAAACGTTTAAGATGGTCTGCAAAAATATTACTTTCCTCCCCGATAGAAGTAGCTAAAATGGTTTCTAGGGTACAATTACTCCGAGCAATATGATAGCAAGCAAGACGAATTAAATAGGGATTCCCCCCTAGAAATATCCGTAATTTTTCGCAGTCAAAATTCTGCTCTAATCCCTGTCTTTGACTTAATTCTCGTACTTGTGCGCTGGTAAAATTAGGCAATTCGATCGGTAAACCAAGACTGAAAGGAGATTGATAGGTATCTGAGGTTTTATCAAGCTCCTGTGCAGGGGAATAGGCAACAATTAAACGTAATTTTTGCCAGAGGGGTTTGTTTTTGCCTTCCTCGTGCCAGAGGTGGAGAATACTAAAAAATTCTTCCCTTAGCTGTGGATAGGGGAAAAGATATTCAAGATCATCAAAGGCAAGCACTAAAGGGCGATCGAGATGGGAGAGAATATGCTTTTCTAGATAGATTTTACAGTTAATTTTACCACCTAAGAATTCATCCCAATCCTCTGGGAGATGATTGTCTAAATCTAACTGGCGACTAATACTAACACAAAGCCAACGCAGCCAGTGATTTAAATCTTGAAAAATTGATCTTTCTGCTAACCGAAAACTGAAATAAAGGGTATGGTATTGCTGTTGTTGTGCATAATTAATAATTCTAGTCATCAGGGAAGTTTTTCCCATTTTTCTGGCCGCGTTAATCCGGATAAGACTACCGCGGCGTAATATCTCTTGATAACAAGTCTGTTCTAGATTATTTCTGTTGATATAAAAGGGGGAATTGAGGGGGACTTGTCCCTCTGGTAACTCAGGCAATAGTTGAGGATTAATAGTGTTAGTTTCTGGTAGGTTAGGACGATAATAATCGCTATTTTCTAAAGTTAAATTAAAAGCTTGAAAACAATGTTTCAGGGTTTGTTTATCCACTCCCGATTCACAAGCAAATACCTTCATCAGAGTATCTACCCCTAAAAGAGTTTTCTCGCTGAGGACTTCTAGGGTGAAACGATGACCGCGATTATCCCGATACTCCGCTTCTTGTTTGGCAGTAAGTAATTTTTCTAGTCCCGTGGGGGTAAGGACAACCCCGCGTCTGCGGCGCTGTTTTTCTGGTTTTTCCATGATAGTTTTTCCCTGTCCTGAACTCAAACTCTGCACCTCTACTAGAGGTTTTGAGTTTCCTATAGACTTCTCCTCAACAGGAAAACAATCAATTCCGTAATTTTACTGGTTTAGCCATCGAGAACCTAGGAAAAATAACCAGACCACTTATTTTCTTCCCCGTCTGAGTTATTTCTGGGATAGGGGTAAATCTTAGCCTACTTGCTGACGATAGCTATTCATTTCTAGGCTATCTTCCCCATAAAGATCCTCAATGTGTTCATGACAACAATCGATCGCAAATTGATCGAATTCTCCCGGTGCAATTTGATACATTTTGGCAAAAATATCGGGTTGAACACGACAAAATTCTGGTCTCTGGTCATAAATGGTACAGAGACGGGTTTGGCGATCGAAGTTTATACACCAACCTTCTTCCCCCACCATGCTGAGATATTGACTTAATTGTGCGGGAGTCAGATATTCTTCTAAGTCAGGACGCTCATCGGGATTTAGTTGACAACAAGCTCCACAATTTTTAATACATTTCCAATTGGCCATATAACCGGTGTGCCGCGACGAATTAATCCTAGTACCTACTGACTAGCTTACTAGCAAATAGTCGCAATTTTGCCTTCCAGTAGCAATTACCCTCAATAGTTTTAATCTAACCCAGCGATCGGGAGTGAGAGCTTGACTAGGCAAGGATCTAATAAAATGGGCGTTGTAAGGGTCGAACTTACGGCATCCTGC is a genomic window containing:
- a CDS encoding type II toxin-antitoxin system RelE/ParE family toxin, giving the protein MPKTKIIFYQEAEGISPVVEWLQKLLKTDKKGFAKCITKIEQLAAQGHELRRPAADYLRNDIWELRAKQGTIQYRILYFYHGQNIAIIGHALIKKTSAVPSQDIERIIQRKAQFKQNPELHTYQGEINNA
- a CDS encoding type II toxin-antitoxin system HicA family toxin; protein product: MKRHDLIAQLEQAGCYLIRRGGKHDIYHNPDTGKTEPIPRHREINERLAKKIIKSLTGDR
- a CDS encoding type II toxin-antitoxin system RelE family toxin; this translates as MKIQFVAKFSKDLRKIKDQKLLSEIKTVVNECKLAQTLDDVKNLKKIKGYQGFYRIKIGDYRIGVAIINDELIFSRFLHRREIYRFFP
- a CDS encoding helix-turn-helix domain-containing protein, producing the protein MPKTTDAVKIIHQMIADDPTIKEQIALESLNSEIAQLIYDARMNAGLTQQQLADLIHVEQSVIEDLEDADYQDNPLIMLQKIATALNQRVKMSLVSSL
- a CDS encoding bifunctional serine/threonine-protein kinase/formylglycine-generating enzyme family protein, with the protein product MSILYCLNPECSHPQNPTHYSYCQGCGGNLSQTSQSYSFHSRYLIVGVLGEGAFGRTYKAEDLNFNRKPRVIKKFIAQMQGAALEKSKELFQREAEKLDELRHEQIPSVYDYFSEGNSLYLVEGFIEGETLFQEYQREGKFSEQKIQEILRDLLPVLAYLHSKGLIHRDIKPDNLMRRRSDGKLMLIDFGGIKEQTSQMGTGLYTPGYAPYEHIMGSAVAASDLYSLAATCVRLLTGCFPQSNSNLPDSVYDVDQRRWLWQSVLKSQKRSISDFWANILNKMLEDKSSQRYQSASEVLTALNNLPSSRTVVQPTTVSPPPQRKISTTSGITRRKWLYNSIGMIVFGAVIALVIDKRNAWLKLLPATSPSDFTEKLPGGLQLAMVELPGGKFMMGSPDSDPDARDNEKPQHQVQVNSFAIGKYPVTQAQYEAVMGNNPSLFQNNPQNPVEKVSWNDAQAFCQKLSQITGKTYRLPTEAEWEYACRAGTTTRYYFGDDANQLGDYAWHNGNSQDKTHPVGQKRPNAWGLYDMSGNVWEWCEDNWHDNYIGAPKDGSAWLTNDNDYQILRGGSWYDDPYFCRSAYRDFLYRRVNDYYFGFRVVCGAGRTL
- a CDS encoding hemolysin XhlA family protein encodes the protein MSGPTIETDLGKILDQINQNLKETNQKLDALQKDVTEIRIVQVRFEAEVKGDLKALQGEFNTLQGDLKEIKGSQKAQIWALITILATAVIGTVIRFVITVPPVSNP
- a CDS encoding YkgJ family cysteine cluster protein, with translation MANWKCIKNCGACCQLNPDERPDLEEYLTPAQLSQYLSMVGEEGWCINFDRQTRLCTIYDQRPEFCRVQPDIFAKMYQIAPGEFDQFAIDCCHEHIEDLYGEDSLEMNSYRQQVG
- a CDS encoding AAA-like domain-containing protein, which translates into the protein MEKPEKQRRRRGVVLTPTGLEKLLTAKQEAEYRDNRGHRFTLEVLSEKTLLGVDTLMKVFACESGVDKQTLKHCFQAFNLTLENSDYYRPNLPETNTINPQLLPELPEGQVPLNSPFYINRNNLEQTCYQEILRRGSLIRINAARKMGKTSLMTRIINYAQQQQYHTLYFSFRLAERSIFQDLNHWLRWLCVSISRQLDLDNHLPEDWDEFLGGKINCKIYLEKHILSHLDRPLVLAFDDLEYLFPYPQLREEFFSILHLWHEEGKNKPLWQKLRLIVAYSPAQELDKTSDTYQSPFSLGLPIELPNFTSAQVRELSQRQGLEQNFDCEKLRIFLGGNPYLIRLACYHIARSNCTLETILATSIGEESNIFADHLKRLLWHLQYLKGNLAAIFAKVVMAEKDIEIDLMAAFHLESLGLIHRQGKFCRVSCPLYRQYFGEYFQQRSVFLPGKTSILAKKITLAHFDTSEKSLYAI
- a CDS encoding type II toxin-antitoxin system RelE/ParE family toxin, with protein sequence MVDKQLKTVIWIGASKKELLEFPEEVVDEVGYILYRVQNNQNHPNVKSLKGFNGVFEIVSDYQTDTYRTVYALKLSNAIFILHAFKKKSKSGIKTPKQNIDLIK
- a CDS encoding helix-turn-helix domain-containing protein; this translates as MTEYTISSGNIFEDLGFANAEEKLAKVKLASVIYDLITEKGLSQQEVSQILGIDEAKISNLKNGRLQKFSLEQMFSFLVALGQNIEILVTPQAVANSSVSIQVMYRNKS